One genomic segment of Acanthochromis polyacanthus isolate Apoly-LR-REF ecotype Palm Island chromosome 9, KAUST_Apoly_ChrSc, whole genome shotgun sequence includes these proteins:
- the LOC110963037 gene encoding 5-beta-cholestane-3-alpha,7-alpha-diol 12-alpha-hydroxylase, protein MGVLLPILLTLLAALMGGLYLLGVFRQRRPGEPPLDKGLIPWLGHVLEFRRDTLKFLERMKQQHGDVFTVQLGGFYFTFLQDPLSFGAFVKESREKLDFTKFARHLVRRVFGYVAIDGDHQLLQTFSNKHLKGDGLEIMTQAMTTNLQNLMLHNIDSPADQRPWVEDGLFMYSYNIVFRAGYLSLYGNVSHKSEGGEEKAKKRDRAESDALFSEFRKYDQLFPNLAYGVLPPRQKMEAERLKSLFWDSLAVQKVKTRDNIGGWVWDVQQALGENGVEESMVDRYMFVLLWASQGNTGPSSFWLLLFLMKHPEAMTAVRKEVDKVLKESGQEVQHDGPLINLTRQMLMKTPILDSAVEETLRLTAAPLLTRAVLQDLTLKMADGREYLIRKGDRMSVFPYSAVHLDSEIHPDPHSFKYDRFLNPDGSKRTDFYKGGKRVKYYSMPWGAGVSMCPGRFFATNELKQFVFLMLVYFEFELKNPEEEIPEIDFKRYGFGTMQPVRDVQFRYRLKY, encoded by the coding sequence ATGGGTGTTCTGCTGCCAATACTGCTCACCTTGCTCGCGGCTCTGATGGGAGGGCTGTATCTCCTCGGGGTCTTTCGACAGCGGCGACCAGGAGAACCTCCTCTTGACAAAGGGCTCATTCCATGGCTGGGTCATGTTCTCGAATTTCGCAGGGACACTCTTAAGTTCCTAGAGAGGATGAAGCAGCAGCACGGTGATGTATTCACAGTGCAGCTgggaggcttttattttacattcctTCAGGACCCTCTATCGTTTGGGGCTTTTGTGAAAGAGAGTCGAGAAAAACTGGACTTTACCAAGTTTGCCAGACACCTGGTGCGCAGAGTGTTTGGTTACGTCGCTATCGACGGTGATCACCAACTCCTCCAGACATTCAGCAACAAGCATCTTAAAGGGGATGGCCTGGAGATAATGACACAAGCCATGACAACTAATTTACAGAACCTGATGTTGCACAACATTGATTCACCTGCAGACCAAAGACCCTGGGTTGAAGATGGACTGTTTATGTACAGCTACAACATTGTTTTTAGAGCCGGCTATTTGTCCCTCTACGGCAATGTATCACACAAGTCAGAAGGAGGTGAGGAGAAAGccaaaaagagagacagagctgAATCAGATGCCTTATTTTCCGAGTTTCGTAAATATGACCAACTTTTTCCCAACCTTGCTTATGGAGTCCTGCCACCGAGGCAGAAGATGGAAGCAGAACGGTTGAAGTCACTCTTCTGGGACTCTCTGGCAGTGCAGAAGGTGAAGACCAGGGACAACATCGGTGGCTGGGTGTGGGACGTGCAACAGGCCTTAGGTGAGAATGGTGTGGAGGAGTCAATGGTAGACAGGTACATGTTTGTGCTTCTTTGGGCCTCTCAGGGTAATACAGGACCTTCTTCTTTCTggctgctcctcttcctcatgAAACACCCAGAGGCCATGACAGCAGTGAGGAAAGAGGTAGATAAAGTCCTGAAGGAATCTGGCCAGGAAGTCCAGCATGATGGCCCTTTAATCAACCTGACCCGTCAAATGCTGATGAAAACCCCAATCTTGGACAGCGCTGTAGAAGAGACCCTCCGACTCACCGCTGCACCCCTCCTCACCCGGGCAGTGCTTCAGGATCTGACCCTCAAGATGGCTGATGGCCGCGAATACCTGATTCGCAAGGGCGACAGAATGTCAGTTTTTCCCTACAGTGCTGTTCATCTCGACTCCGAGATCCATCCTGATCCTCATTCATTCAAATATGACCGCTTCCTGAATCCAGATGGGAGCAAGAGAACAGATTTTTACAAAGGAGGGAAAAGGGTGAAGTATTACAGCATGCCCTGGGGTGCTGGAGTCTCCATGTGTCCTGGGCGCTTCTTTGCCACCAATGAGTTGAAGCAGTTTGTTTTCCTCATGTTAGTCTATTTTGAGTTTGAGCTGAAGAATCCTGAGGAGGAGATTCCTGAAATTGACTTCAAGCGATACGGCTTTGGAACGATGCAGCCCGTCAGAGATGTTCAGTTTCGATACAGACTCAAATATTAG